Proteins co-encoded in one Malus sylvestris chromosome 9, drMalSylv7.2, whole genome shotgun sequence genomic window:
- the LOC126583157 gene encoding cyclin-U1-1: MLAAGAFTDRHSLPDPSIPRVLTILSFVLEKLVARNNTLADDLSQQINGRSCGSAGIGRSLDVFHGVRRPSISIPKYLERLYKYTDCSPSCFVVGYAYIDRLLHKHPDSLVLSLNVHRLLVTSVMVASKMLDDVHYNNAFYARVGGVSNAELNKLELELLFLLDFGVTVSSRDFESYCFHLEKENLQNGACRMIERPLLVLNGVDDVPEIPENAESNSLPPQISEVTLSSSLPQIVD; this comes from the exons ATGTTAGCCGCCGGCGCTTTCACCGACCGCCATAGCCTGCCGGATCCAAGCATCCCGAGAGTGTTAACCATACTCTCTTTCGTTCTTGAAAAACTGGTGGCTCGAAATAACACGCTCGCAGATGACCTGAGCCAACAAATCAATGGGCGGAGCTGTGGCTCGGCGGGGATTGGAAGGAGCTTGGATGTGTTTCACGGCGTGAGGCGCCCGAGCATAAGCATACCCAAGTACTTGGAGAGGCTGTACAAGTACACAGATTGCAGTCCATCATGTTTTGTGGTTGGATATGCGTATATAGATAGGCTGCTTCATAAGCACCCTGACTCTCTTGTGTTGTCCTTGAACGTGCATAGGCTGCTGGTCACAAGCGTTATGGTTGCTTCTAAGATGCTCGATGATGT GCACTACAACAATGCGTTTTACGCCCGCGTCGGAGGAGTGAGCAATGCTGAACTAAACAAACTAGAACTGGAGTTGCTTTTCCTGTTGGATTTCGGGGTCACGGTGAGCTCTAGGGATTTCGAGAGCTATTGCTTCCACTTGGAGAAAGAAAATTTGCAGAACGGGGCATGCCGAATGATTGAAAGGCCATTGTTAGTCCTCAACGGTGTGGATGATGTACCTGAAATACCAGAAAATGCAGAGAGTAATTCCTTACCACCTCAGATATCA